A genomic segment from Bradysia coprophila strain Holo2 chromosome III, BU_Bcop_v1, whole genome shotgun sequence encodes:
- the LOC119079333 gene encoding general transcription factor IIE subunit 2, producing the protein MDPALLREREAFKKRAIATPTVEKKNRPEPMKEPPKPKARPVNKIDSSNYKSMTGSSQYRFGVLAKIVKHMKNRHQDGDDHPLTIEDILDETNQLDIGTSVKTWLQTEALQNNPKIEVSPDGSRFAFKPVYKIKDGKSLLRLLKQQDLKGLGGVLLEEVQESLPHCEKALKNRANEIVYITRPIDKKKVLFYNDRSANLTVDEEFQKLWRSVAVDAMDDGKIDEYLEKQGIRSMQDHGPKKPLIPKRKKPQQKKRQFKKPRDNEHLTDILEVYEDNTITQEGAKIAPTSS; encoded by the exons atggATCCAGCTCTATTACGAGAACGGGAGGCGTTCAAAAAACGGGCGATTGCTACGCCAAC CGTGGAGAAAAAGAACCGACCTGAGCCCATGAAGGAACCTCCCAAACCTAAAGCACGTCCTGTCAACAAAATAGACAGCTCCAA TTACAAGTCAATGACAGGAAGCTCCCAATACAGATTTGGTGTACTCGCTAAAATCGTGAAACATATGAAAAATCGCCACCAGGACGGTGACGATCATCCGTTAACAATTGAAGATATTTTAGATGAAACAAATCAGTTAGACATTGGAACTTCCGTTAAAACT tGGCTGCAAACCGAAGCCCTGCAAAATAATCCGAAAATCGAAGTATCGCCCGATGGATCCAGATTCGCATTCAAACCGGTCTACAAAATAAAAGATGGCAAAAGCTTATTGCGATTGTTGAAACAGCAAGACTTAAAGGGATTGGGCGGTGTCCTGTTGGAAGAAGTACAAGAGTCACTTCCTCACTGCGAAAAGGCGCTCAAAAATCGTGCCAATGAAATTGTTTACATAACACGACCTATCGATAAGAAGAAAGTCTTGTTCTACAACGATCGATCAGCTAATTTAACG GTGGAcgaagaatttcaaaaattatggaGATCAGTTGCTGTGGATGCAATGGATGATGGAAAGATTGATGAGTATTTGGAGAAGCAAGGGATTCGATCAATGCAAGATCATGGCCCTAAGAAGCCTTTAATACCGAAACGAAAGAAACCTCAGCAAAAGAAACGGCAATTCAAGAAGCCCAGAGACAACGAACATTTGACTGACATTTTGGAAGTATACGAAGACAATACGATAACGCAGGAGGGTGCCAAAATCGCACCGACTAGTTCGTA